In Clostridiales bacterium, the genomic stretch CGAGCTTAAACTCGGCAGCAACACGTTCATTCCCGGCTTCGAAGACGGGCTTGTGGGCGCGGTGAAAGACCAAGAGCTCGACGTAAACGTGACCTTCCCCGAAGAATACCACGCCGAAAACCTCAAAGGCAAGGCGGCTGTGTTCAAGGTAAAGGTCCACGACGTGACCGAGGAAGAAGTTCCCGAGCTCACCGATGAATGGGTCAAGGAACGCGGCAGATACGAAACTGTCGACGAGTACAAGTCGGCTGTGCGCGAAAACCTCGAAGCTTCGGCTAAAAGTCGCACGCGTAACGAGCGCATCGACGCGGCGATGAAAGCTATCACCGACGCCAGCGAGTGCGATATCCCCGAAAAGATCGTAAATGCCGAGGTCGACAGAATGTATCACGAGTTCGAGCATCAAATGTCGCACTACGGCATTAAGCCCGAGGATTACCTCAAATACAGCAATTCGTCGGTCGCGCAGTTCCGCGAGGAGCGCAAAGAGCCGGCGGCGCGTAATATCAAGATGCGCCAGATCATGCGCGCTATCATCGACGCCGAGAAGATCGAGGTGACCGAGGAAGAGATTACTCAAAAGCTTCGCGATCCCCAGGTCCGCGCCGAACTCGAACACGTCGTCAAACACAACGGCGGCAGTGCTGAAGACTACGCGTACAACGATATGCTTACCGATAAATTCTTCGACTTCCTGCTGGGTAACAACGAGTTCGTTCTCGACAAGGCAGAGGAAAAACCCGCCGAGGAGAAAAAGCCTGCCGCAAAGAAACCCGCGGCAAAGAAAGCGGCGGATAACGCCGAAGGCGAGGAAAAGCCCGCTGCTAAAAAGGCTCCCGCCAAAAAGCCTGCGGCTAAGAAAACCGAACCCAAGGCGTAAAGCGATAAAACGATAACTAGGTGGCTCTATATGCGTAAAAACGATATTTTAAACGATTTGGTTCCTATGGTCGTGGAACAGACCAATCGCGGCGAGCGGTCGTACGATATTTTCTCGCGTATGCTCGAAGACCGCGTGGTCTTTCTTACGGGCGAGATAACCGACGTTACCGCCGACCTCGTGGTGGCGCAGCTCATGTACCTCGAAAGCAAAGGCGAGGATAAGGACATTTCGTTGTATATCAACAGTCCCGGCGGCTCGGTCACTGCGGGCATGGCGATCTATGACACCATGAACTATATCAAGTGCGACGTGGAAACTATCTGCGTAGGCATGGCGGCGTCCATGGGCGCGTTCCTACTTTCGAGCGGAGCCAAGGGCAAGCGGTTCGCACTTCCCAACAGCGAGATCATGATCCACCAACCGCTCGGCGGCGCGCAGGGCCAGGCGAGCGATATCGCTATCACCGCACAGCATATCCTTCGCGTTAAAAAGCGCATGAATATGATACTCGCTAAAAACTGCAATCAGCCGTTTGAGCGTATCGAGCGCGACGTAGACCGCGATAACTATATGTTCGCGGAAGAAGCGAAGGCTTACGGGCTTATCGATAACATTATAGAAAAGAGACCGTAAACTTAGCTCCGCGCTAATAAAATTTAGTATAACAATCTTTTGGAGACTACTGTATAAATGGTAAACAAAAACAACAACGGTCATGACGAAGCGCATTGCTCGTTTTGCGGTAAACCGGAATCCAAGGTCGAGCGACTGATTGCTGCGCCTACCGATAACGTGTATATTTGCGACGGGTGTGTGGCTATTTGCCGCGAACAGCTCAGCGAGCAAGCTCACGAGCCTGTAACCGACAAGGTCGCGCTGTTGCCGCCCGAGCAGCTCAAAGCCGAGCTCGATAAGTATATTATCGGTCAGGACGAGGCTAAGCGTGTGCTGTCGGTCGCCGTTTACAACCATTACAAACGCGTAAACTACAATCTCAGAAACGTAGGCAAGTCCGGCCGCAAAAAGGACGACGAGCGCACTGCCGCCGAGCGCGGCGAAGCCCCGGACGGAGTGGAGCTCAATAAGAGCAATATTCTCATGTTCGGTCCGTCGGGCTGCGGCAAAACTCTGCTTGCTCAAACTCTATCCAAAATACTCAAAGTCCCGTTCGCCATGGTGGACGCAACCACGCTCACCGAAGCGGGCTACGTGGGCGAGGACGTAGAGAACATTCTTTTGCGCCTTATTAAGAACGCCGACTATGACATTTCGGCTGCCGAGCGCGGCATTATCTATATCGACGAGGTCGATAAGATCGCGCGCAAGAGCGAGAACGTGTCGATCACCCGCGACGTATCGGGCGAGGGCGTTCAGCAATCACTGCTCAAAATCATAGAAAGCACTGTGTCGAGCATACCGCCCAACGGCGGGCGCAAGCACCCCCAGCAAGAGTTTATCCACATGGATACGACCAACGTATTGTTCATACTCGGCGGTGCGTTCGTTGGGCTCGACAAGATAGTAGGAGACCGTTTGGGCAAAACGCGCATGGGCTTCGGCGGCGTGCTCAAAAGCGAAGCGACCGATCCCGACGTAATGCTTCCGCAGGTCGGTCCCGAGGACTTGATCAAATTCGGGCTTATCCCCGAGCTCGTAGGGCGCGTACCCGTAACGGTTTCGCTCAGAGATCTCAAATCGGAGGATCTTGTCCGCGTGCTCACCGAGCCCAAGAACGCTATCGTCAAGCAGTACGTTAAGCTACTCGACCTCGACGGCGTTCAGTTAGAGTTTGATGACGGCGCGCTCACGGCGATAGCCGATAAGGCGATTGCGCTCCACACCGGCGCGCGCGGGCTCAGAACGATAGTCGAGAACGCAATGCTCGACATTATGTACAAAGCCCCGTCTGATAAATCGATCAAAAAGATCATCATAACGTCCGAAACGATAAGTAGCGGCGCACCGCCCAAGGTCGTAAAGGACGCGGCATAGCGAAATCAACCGCTTGGTAACTCGGGCGGTTTTTTCGTGCGGCGTTTTTGTCATACTATTGACAAAAATATGCGGCAAATATATAATATACTCATGAAAATTTATTTGCTCAGAAAATCGATAACCGATCTTAAAAACCCGATCGTTCGCACCGAGTACGAAACCTCTGCTTCGACAGTTCGCGAGTTCGTTACCGAAATGGTGAATAAGAACTACGCGGCGCGGCGGGTAAAGGACAGCCTTGCGGACTGTATCGCGGTCGCGCTCACGGAGTTCGAGGACGGCGGGTATTACGTAGTAAACACTACGCGGGATATCAAATATTCGGCGCTCGACCAAGATCTGGAAATGCACGAAAACGACGAGGTCGTTCTTATCAAGCTTAAATATTTGCGGGGGATAATATGGTAACCGATAAACGCATATTAAAAGCCATTGCTTCCGTCGACGATCCCGTCGTCAAGTCGATACTCGAACGCGAGGATTACGACGTCGGTCACGACGTGGATCTCGATTTCATATTCAAGCACGAAAAGGCTTACCGTAAGCTTATTCCCGATTATTTCGATACCATGGTCGAAGCTATCGAGCGCAACCAAATGCTCGGTTGGCATTTCCGCACTGTGCTAACGTCGTACCTGTGCCTGCAAACGGGCACGGTTGACCCCACCGACCTGAACTCGGTGAAGAATTTCGAGGCGGCGGGAATAGATATAACGGCGCTAAGTAATAGGTCTTTAATGAAAGGCTGTATAGACGGCAAGATATTCAAAACGGGTCTGGATAAAAAGAAATTCACCGCGCAAAACGTTATAGATTTTATTAATAAAAACCCGTTGTACACTTCGTTTTTTTCGCAATTATTGGTCACTTACGACGATACCACGCTGTGGCAAAACTCGGTAGAGCACGTGATAAACGCCAAGAACGAGGACGGGTTAAGGATAAGCGAGCTACGCGCCATGCTTACTACGACCAATCCGCGCGCGCTCGCGTACTATTGCGACGAGATAGACAGGCTCGATATTTACAGGTTTAAGGCGTTTAACGAGGTCGCCGTAATGATGGGCGATTATACCGTAGTGCTTACGCCCAAAGAGCTCGTCGAGGTTCTTCGCGACGCCGCTACCGCCGCCGTGGACAAATACATTTCGGCGGGTTTCAAACGCGCGCATACGTTCACCGAAGCGCTGATAAGGTTATATCCCGATAAGGTCAAGGACTTTGTCGCAAGGTCGCTCGAACTCGGTTCGCCGCGCACGCGGCTTGGCGTTCTTCACGCGTTGCCGCAGTATTTTATAAGCGAAAATGCGGAAGTGATTTTCGGCGGCAAGATCGGTATTTCTATCGAAGAGCTTTCGGTTTTTACTTGGAGAATAAAGGTCGATAGAACGCCCGAAAAGAACCTTCCTATCATGTTCGACGGGCTTCTTGCCGTGCTCGAACAAATGGACAAGGTCAACTATTATTTCAAAACGGACGACGAGATATCGTTCGCGCACGAGCTCAGCAAGTCGAGCGTTGTCGAAGACCTTGCTGAAATCGCCGTAAAGCTCAATAGCCGAAATCGCGCGCTCGTGCTCGACAAAATGTACGATAGCTTTAAGGACGAAGCGCAGGCGACGTACCTCGGCAAGATAGGAAACTTGACCTCGCTCGACAGGCGTGCGTGCACGATCTGTCTGTTAAAGACGGACGGCTATAACGCAAGCAAGCAGTACGACGCCGAAAAAATCACGCTTACGTACGACGAAGCTGTCAAGGTCAGCGACTATCTGAAATCGAAAAAGCAGTCGGTCAAGACCAAGATAATCAAGGAGTTTATCAAGTCTAAGGACAGCGATAAAATCGCCGACTATCTTATAGGGTGTAAGGAAGACTACAAAGTTGCGGCGGGCGAAGAAATACGAAAAAGCTCAGATAAGGTAAGTTGCGAAAAGCTGGATAAGACAACAAGCCGATATTATTGGGAGGCCGAGAGCGTATTCAAGAACGAAAAGCCGCAAGCCGAAATCGACAAGCTTGCCGCCCTAAAAATTAAAAGCTATAAACCGTGCGTACCGAACGCCAAAAAGCTCCAATCGCTTGCGGATAAACTGACCGAGCTGTTAAAAACAAACGCCGATTACGAGTATAAGCCCAAGTACGGCGACGCGCTTGTAACGCTCGGTGCGGAGTTCAGGCTCATGGATAACGGCGAGCCCGCGCTTACCTTCGGCGCGTACCCGTTCGGGAACGAGATACACGATATTATACTATCGGTGTTTTCGGGCAACGAGCTTGCCGATTTATTGGTTTTTCTTTTCGCCCAAAAATGCGGAAATAAATTATGCAGTGCGCTCTACGGCGACGGCAGGGATGCGAAGGGCGCGCTTGCGGTTTTCGAAAAGTTCGATAAGAAATATTTTTCGGTCAACGCGTATACGATATTGCGCGATCTTTTCAGTGCGGCGGTTCGCGAGTTTTTAAACGAGGACACGTCGATTGCGGCGGCGTTGCGCTTTACCGAAAAAGAAGTTTTGCCGCTGTTAAAGGACGACACGCCGTATGAGTTTTTGCGAGCGCTCGGGCGGTTCGGCGACAATGCGCTGAATGCGCTTGCGCATATCCTGTGCGTATGGAACAAGAACGACTGCGATAGCACTTGGTTCGAAATAGATATTACGGCAAAGGTGTACGAGGCGGGGTATTTTTCGGACGCGCTTATGAAGTATTTTATACTCGAATACGACTCGTACTTAGGCATACTTTACGAACCCGAGGCGGAGATTTGCGTACTGCGCGACGACGGCAAATATCCCAAGTTTAAGGCGTTTATAAACCGTTTTGTCGACGAGGGGCTTCAAACCGAGTTTGCGCGCGGCAGTCTGGAAACGCCGTACGATTCGGTGCTGAGGCGCATTCGCCGCATATATGGCGTGGATAACTATATGCACGCGATAGCCGCGCTGAGAGGGCTTACTTGGGTGCGTTCGCCGTACGGCACGAGCAAGGACGATATGCTGTCCGCCATACTCAAACGCATTGTAAAGACTTCGGGCGAAAGCTACGAGCAGTACGAGAGCAGTGTAAAAAAGTACGGGATCACCGACGACGAGCTTATAAAAGCTACGCTGTTCAATCCCGAATACGCTGACTATGCGGCGAAGTATTTGAATATAAAAAATCTCAAACTCGCGGTGTATTGGTTCGTCGCGCACCTTAACGAAACGGTGGAAAACGAACGGCAGGAACGCCGCGTCGAGCAGATTAAGCAGTTCTCCGATATAAACTATCTCGACTTTAAGGACGGCGCGTTCGACTCAAAGTGGTACGCCGAAATGAAATCGTCGGTCGACGAAAAGACCTTGAAGCGAATTTACGACAACGCCAAATACGTGACGGTTGGGGGACTGCACAAGCGCGCGCAACGCTTCTTCGACGCGGTTAGCGGCAAGATAACCAAGAAAGAATGTCTTGACAAGATATCGACTACGCGCAATAAAGATTATTGTCTTATTTACAGTCTTATTCCTATCGAGAATAGAGCCGATCTCATAGAGCGGTACGAGGTGCTGTCGGAGTTCCTGCGCGCGAGCAAGCAGTTCGGCGCACAGCGTCAGGCGAGCGAGCGCAGGACGGTCGATATAGCGTTCGAAAATCTCGCGCGCGTCGCGGGCTACGCCGATACCGACGTGTTCGTATTCGAAATGGAATCTGAAAACCCGAGCGACATATATAAGCCCTACGATTTCGACGGAGTGACTGTCACGCCGTATATAGACGAGAACAAGTTTAAGGTCGGGTACAGAGTAGAGAAGGACGGAAAAACGCTGTCGTCCGTGCCCGCCAAGCAAGCCAAAAACAAGGAATTGGCTGCGCTCCGCGACCAAATAAAGCAGCTCAATAAAAAGTTCAGGCGGATAATAACGGGGCTGGAAAACGCTATGAACACGTTGAGCGAGTTCACGGTGGATAGGCTCGTATCCATGAGCCGTGAGCCGCTTATAAAAACTGCGCTCGGCAAGCTAGTGTTTATGGCAGACGGCAGGGCGGCGGTATTCGACGGAAGCAAGCTGACAGATTTCGACGGCAAGAAGATCTCCGCAGATAAATGCTATATCGCGCACGCCGTAACGCTCAAAGAGAACGCGCTCCTCGATAAAGCGATAGCGCATATCGTAAAGAACAATATCAAACAGCCGTTCAAGCAGGTGCTAAGAGAAATATATATCAAGTCGCCCGAGGAGAAAACGCAGGACGAAGTGCTGCGCTTCCGCGGGTTCAACGTCGATTTGAAGCGTTGCGTCGCCGCGCTCAAAAGCAAGGGTTGGAGCGTGTCCGAGGATATAGGACTGAGAAAGGTATACTATAAGACCGATACCGTCGCGGCGATTTTCAGGGAGTTCGATATTTTCTATACCGTCGACTTCGAAAACCTAAACCGCGAGCTCCACGGCATATATTTTCTTAATAGGCGCGACTGCGAAATCATCCCGCTCGAAAAGGTCGACAGCATAACGTTCTCTGAAACGTTGCGCGACGTCGATCTTATGATAACGGTAAGCTCGAATACGGTGTACGACTTCGAGCTTGCCAAGTCGACCGTGGAAATACGTAAAGCGGTACTCACTTCCATAGTCGACATATTGTCGCTTAAAAACGTGACATTCTTAAAGGACAATATCAGGGTGGAAGGGCATTACGGCACGTACGTAGTCAATATCCGCACGGGACTTGTGTTCAAAGAGGGCAAGGGCAATCTTTTGCTCGATACCGTGTACAGCGTGGATAAACCGCTGCTCTTGGACTTTGTGGACGAAGACCCTATGACCGCCGATATAATATCCAAGGCGATAGTTCTATCCGCCGACGAGAAAATTCGCGACGCGGCGATATTGCGCGAGATAAAAGATTAATATAACAAAAATTTGAAATTCGCTTAAAAACGGTTGATTTATTAATAATGTTGTGTTATAATAAATAAGCTTTTGAGCGAGCCACTATAGTCTAGAGGTTAGGACGTTGGCCTCTCACGCCGAAGACCCGGGTTCGATTCCCGGTGGTGGTGCCACAAAAACACTCCACACTAATGTGTGGAGTGTTTTTGTATTACCACCCTGAAATATCCCGCGCAGTAGTGTTTTGCTTAATAAAATAGTTCGGCAATTCGGCGCGGGTAACTTCGTAAATACCGCGACAAAAATACTTTTGCAAGCAAGTATTTTTGTCTTGTATTGACCGCTAGGCGCTCGGCGAAGCCGAAGCTCGCCCGCGATTTCCGCGGGCATTCCCGATATTTTTATTTTTTATCTTATTCCTCTTTTATTTCTCCGGTCTGTTTGTTCTTCATTCTCGTCCAGCTGATAAAGCCGTATACGTCGTAAACGAAAAATAGGGTAAAGCACACTATCATCGGGATATACCCGACGTTCTCGATAGAAGCGAGCACCCATAGCACGATAAGCACAATATCGTTCGCCGCATACGCCAAGCCGTAAAGCGGAATACGCAAAAAGGTTAGCGCGGCGGCGATAAAGCTGGTAGTGACCGATATAGTGCTCGTTATTAAATTTGTGGTGTTGATAGCGTCGAGAATAAAATAGAACGCCACCGTTACGACTGTGGCGAGAATAATCATGACTATGACTTTAACGCGCGTCAGCTTGCCGACCTTTACCTGCGCGCTGTCCTTGTACGGGTTGCGCAGCCACGAGATCGTAGCGACGAGGGCGGCGGGCGCGCTCATGCCGAGATAGGTGATCATCTCGCCGTAGTACCCGAAAAAGTACGATACCACGCCATAAAACACGGCGAATATCATAGTCAGAATTTGCCCTATAACGTTGCCCTTAACTATGAATATAAGCGCGGTTACGCCTGTTATAGACGAAACCAGCGTCAAATAATCGCGCGCGCCGCAAACGACGAACGAAACGACAATCGCCGCGACCGAAAATACCCACAGTATAATATCGAATTTGTTAAACAGCTTAAATACGTTTTTCATGAGAATATTTTGCTTATTTAATATAGCAAGCGCGGCAAATATTGTCAAGCGAAGATATATACGTTTTGCTATGCAAGTTATCCGTGCTCGTGATATATTAAAAATATTGATCGCTTCGCGGTGATTAAGAAATGCCCTCATCCGCCCCGTTGGGGCACCTTCCCCAATTAGGGAAGGCTTAGTGTGGTCGAGCTGTATCACATTCTGCCTTCCACAATTAGGGGCATGGGGTGGGGGACCGCTTGCGGTGTCGGGAATTATTATTTTCCTAACGATATATAAAAACAGTTGACAAACCCCCGATAACATGATAGAATAATAAAGCCTTTTGGGGGTATAGCTCAGTTGGTAGAGCGCTTGAATGGCATTCAAGAGGTCAGCGGTTCGAACCCGCTTATCGCCACCACGAAAAAACCGGCGCAATAGCGACGGTTTTTTCGTGGTGGAGATAAGCTTCTTGGTGAGTAGCGCGCCGTATCTTTGCACAATTACAGTATATATGAAAAAGAATTGTTTTTCACGATTATTTGTGTTGATATTTCGGCGCGCGGTTCGCTAACCGCTTGCGCGCAGCGCAAAGGTCGCCCGCGAGTTCCGCGGGCAACCCGCTTTGGTTTTCGTGCGGCACATATAGAACAAACGTGCCCCGTTGCCTTTTTGCGCTCGACGGTTCAGTTTGTTTCTTTATTTTTTTTGAATACTGACAGAATTTTATCGGTTATTTTTTTGTTAAACACGACGAATTTATCCCATAAAAACTCGGTGGCAAAGTTGATCAGCATCATAGAAGCGGTAATAACCATTTCGTAGTTTTGATCCCAGCCCGTGCCGGCGGCGGTTTTCCATGCGCTCACGATCGCATTTGCGCCGAAAGTCGATAGGGGAGCGAATGCGCAGTAGTACAGCACAACAAGCGCCATGGAAATCGGCACGTTGCTCGCGGACTTAAACGTAAATTTGCGGTTGAACGTAAAATTCCATATAACCGAGAGTATAAGTCCTATAAGGTAGGCGATCCAATAATAGTCGCTGCCTTCGGGCATAAGCCCTGTCCAGGTAGAAAGCAATCCCGTCGCTACGAATTGTATTATGCCCGCCGAAATCGAAAACCCGACAAATTTAAGCAGTTGTACAAACTGCTGTTTTTTGGTCGGCTTGCTTTGTGTTTCAGCCGACACAGGCTCGATGTTTTCGTTTGTCGTTTCGGTAGTTTTTTCCGTTGTTTCCATTTTAACTCTCGGTTTGTTTTTATTGTTCTTACTGTAATACCATAACACAAAATGCCTAAAATTACAAGCTTTGTGCGGAGAAAAACCCAATGATTTCCATTTGAGTCGATGTAAATAACTAAATTAGTTTTAAGTTATTACGAAATATGCTTGAAAAATATCGGCAATTTTATTATAATTATTGTGTGCACGGGTATCGATTGCCGAGCTGTTCGAATTATACACGAGAGGAAACACAATGAGAGAGAAGTTAAAAACGTTTATCGCAAAATACGGATATGCGGTGATATTGGCGTTAGGCGTATTCGCAATGGATCTTTTCGTATACTACATTGTTCCGTTTATAGGTAATAACTTTAAGACGTGGAATTTTTCCATTACCGGGTTTGACGACAAAGTGCCGTTAGTTAGAATTTTCTTTATACCGTACTTTTTGTCTTATCCGTTTTGGTTGATTATTCCGATCGTCGCGGGAAAAAACAGGCAGCGGCTGTGCAATTGGTTCATTGCCGTGGCGATGTGCTTTTTAATATTTGCTATTATTTACAGCTTTCTGCCCACGACGATAGAACGCCCTATCGACGAAATGCTTGCAAGCGACAGCGCGCTTGACAGATTAATAGGTAAATTCTATCTTTTGGACGGTGGGTATACGCCGAGCGCCGTTTTCCCGAGCCTGCATTGTCTGTTGAGCACTTTTTGCTACTTGTCCGTGAGAAGGCAAAAGAATATACATATATCGATTAGAATAGGTTCGCTCGTTATGTGCGTGCTTATCTTGTTGTCCACGCAGTTTACCAAACAGCACTATATCGTGGATATGATCCCGTCCGTAGTGCTGGCGGAGCTCACGTTCTTTATATGCAACAAATTCAATCTCGGCAAAAAGCTGTTAGTGTTGATCGAAAAAATCGAAAACAAGCTGAAAAAGGTCGGGGATACTCATAATGCCGAAGATACGCACAATGCCGAAGCAATAGAGGATAATGCCGAAGATACGCACGACGCCGAAGCGATAGAGGATAATGCCGAAGGTCCGCGCAACGCAGAAAATGATTATAATTAGATTAGAAAACAATGCAATTCAGTATGACTTGTTGACAAATCAACTATAAAAGCGGTATAATATCAATTACGACATAAGCTATAAGCTTTGCTAAAATTTAATTTCAGATAGGGTGAATTTACAACGTGATAACAGTAAAAGAAATTTCGTCGAAGCGCGATAAAAAACGTTTTTTCAAGTTTGTAATAGATTTATACAAAAATAATCCGCACGCTTGTTGCAACTTATATTCCGAAGAGTTCGACGAATTCGATCCGGAAGTGAACGACGCGTTTCGTTTCGCAGATTGCCGTATGTTTTTGGCATACAAGGACGGCAAGATAGCGGGGCGCATCGCCGGCATTTGGCATAGAGGGGTCAACGAGAAATTCGGGTATAAGCAGCTCCGTTTTACGCGGTTTGACGTCATTGACGACTTCGAAGTCACAAAGGCGCTTTTCGATAAGCTGTTCGAGTGGGCGAAAGAGCTCGGCATGACCGAGATAATCGGACCGATGAGCTTTTCCGATCTCAACGAGGAGGGTATGCTCATCGACGGCTTCGATAAGGACAGCAACTACATAGAAATTTATAACTATCCTTACTACGTCGAACACATGGAGAAGCTCGGCGCGTATAAGGTCGTGGACTGGAACTGCTACGTAATGACGCCGCCGGATAAACCGGACGAGCGCATGAAGCGGCTCAGCGACGCAGCCATGGCTAAGTACGGCTACGAAATTCTCGACGTGGCGTATCTTTTGAAACACGACAAAAAGAAGCTCAACGATTACGTCATGGAAGCTCTGGACGTTATGAACGTTGCATTCGAGCATTTGTACGGCGTCAGTCCGGTAAACGAAAAGCAAAAAGCCCGCGAGGCAAAAACGATCTTTTCCGTACTCATTCCCGACCTTGCAACCGTCGTTCTCAAAGACGGCAAGGTTATCGGCTACGGATTATGTATCCCGTCGCTTAAAGAAGTTTTTCAAAAGGGCAAGGGGCGAATATTCCCCGGCGGACTTATTCCGTATATAAAAACCATGAAGCATCCGAAGGTTGCCGATATGTTGCAAATAGGCGTTTTGCCCGAGCACCAAAGCAAGGGCGTGCCCGCAATTATCATCAACCATTGTTTGGAGGGTGTAATTCGCCTGGGCATAAAAAAGCTGGAAGCGGGTCCGCAGCTCGAAGAAAACCGCAAAGTTCAAAACCTGTGGAACGGGTTCGACGCCGATCTTGCTAAACGCGCAAGATGCTGGGGATTGAAAGTAGAATAACGTTATAATGCAAGTGAAAAAGCTTGCTTGCAAGGGCTTTTTCACGCCGTATTTCAACGTGCGGCGTTTATTTGCTTTTAGCAAATAAGTTTGCGATAGCAAAACAAAAACGAAGTTTTTGTAAGCCGTGTAACGTTATAATGCAATATCGGCAGGTTCGAAAGAGCTTGCCGATTTTTCCTTATTAACTTTTCGCTCGTAATATACTTGCAATAGTCGATATTTTTTGATAAACTTAAATATATCTTTCGTTACCGAGGAAGAAAGCATGGGTTTATATTCCACTCATCATATAATATTTATCGTGTTGGCGTTCGTGTGCCTTGTGGCGGCGGTTTTGGTTTTTAAGCTCGCGCTAAAAACGGACAAGGCCAAGGATATATTTATTAGGTGTCTAGGCGGCGTGCTTACCGTCAGCCTTATAATGAACCGTATTTCGATCACAGTTTGGAACAATACAGGGCTGGGTGCGCTCAATCTCATTCCTCAATCTTATTGCGGAATGACGAGCCTTCTCCTCGGCTTGTTTGCCACGTTCGGCAAAAAGGATATGAAGGTTTTTCACTTCCTCGTGTACGTGGAAATTTTGGGGGGACTCGCCACGATTTTCTATCCCAACTTCTTGGACCAAGGTCCGTCGTTCTTCTTTATGCCGACGATAACCGGTATGAACCATCACGCCTGCGGCTTGATACTGTGCGTTATACTCATACTCGGCAAATGGTTCGAGCCGTCCTTTAAGCGTTGGTACGTTTTCCCGATAGGGCTTAGCATTTATACGCTGTTCGGGCTGTTCCTTATCGATCCGCTCGGCATACCCGGCTCAATGAATATCGACGAACCGCTTATATCGGGCACTCCGCTTAAATGGTGGTTCGTGCTTATCGTAGGCACTGCCGTAGTCGCGGGG encodes the following:
- a CDS encoding trigger factor; this encodes MKSTFDKQKNEATFREALTADEWNAELENAYNRTKGRYKVPGFRPGKAPRKFIEMHYGPGVFFDAAVDLCINRVYNEELKNHPELQVFGQPEVSFEKAEEGEAFAFTFKVTLYPEVKLGEYKGIKLPKIEYNVSDEDVAERIEADLKQASRAVPVDRAAKLGDTVVIDYVGSVDGVEFEGGKAEKYELKLGSNTFIPGFEDGLVGAVKDQELDVNVTFPEEYHAENLKGKAAVFKVKVHDVTEEEVPELTDEWVKERGRYETVDEYKSAVRENLEASAKSRTRNERIDAAMKAITDASECDIPEKIVNAEVDRMYHEFEHQMSHYGIKPEDYLKYSNSSVAQFREERKEPAARNIKMRQIMRAIIDAEKIEVTEEEITQKLRDPQVRAELEHVVKHNGGSAEDYAYNDMLTDKFFDFLLGNNEFVLDKAEEKPAEEKKPAAKKPAAKKAADNAEGEEKPAAKKAPAKKPAAKKTEPKA
- the clpX gene encoding ATP-dependent Clp protease ATP-binding subunit ClpX: MVNKNNNGHDEAHCSFCGKPESKVERLIAAPTDNVYICDGCVAICREQLSEQAHEPVTDKVALLPPEQLKAELDKYIIGQDEAKRVLSVAVYNHYKRVNYNLRNVGKSGRKKDDERTAAERGEAPDGVELNKSNILMFGPSGCGKTLLAQTLSKILKVPFAMVDATTLTEAGYVGEDVENILLRLIKNADYDISAAERGIIYIDEVDKIARKSENVSITRDVSGEGVQQSLLKIIESTVSSIPPNGGRKHPQQEFIHMDTTNVLFILGGAFVGLDKIVGDRLGKTRMGFGGVLKSEATDPDVMLPQVGPEDLIKFGLIPELVGRVPVTVSLRDLKSEDLVRVLTEPKNAIVKQYVKLLDLDGVQLEFDDGALTAIADKAIALHTGARGLRTIVENAMLDIMYKAPSDKSIKKIIITSETISSGAPPKVVKDAA
- the clpP gene encoding ATP-dependent Clp endopeptidase proteolytic subunit ClpP encodes the protein MRKNDILNDLVPMVVEQTNRGERSYDIFSRMLEDRVVFLTGEITDVTADLVVAQLMYLESKGEDKDISLYINSPGGSVTAGMAIYDTMNYIKCDVETICVGMAASMGAFLLSSGAKGKRFALPNSEIMIHQPLGGAQGQASDIAITAQHILRVKKRMNMILAKNCNQPFERIERDVDRDNYMFAEEAKAYGLIDNIIEKRP